One genomic segment of Hordeum vulgare subsp. vulgare chromosome 2H, MorexV3_pseudomolecules_assembly, whole genome shotgun sequence includes these proteins:
- the LOC123425756 gene encoding probable V-type proton ATPase subunit H: protein MDRAELTTEQVLKRDIPWETYMSTKLITSTCLQLLRRYDHKPESQRGPLLDEDGPSYVHVFLNILRSISKEETVEYVLALIDEMLAANPKRAALFYDKSLSGEDIYDPFLRLLLKGNWFVQEKSCKILTHLISARPKLQNGMVPNGEASNSKSKLTSIHDVLKGLVDWLCSQLRNPTHPNCSIPTATHCLATLLKETYVRTLFVQADGVKLLIPLISPASTQQSIQLLYETCLCIWLLSFYDAAVDYLSTTRVMPRLVDVVKGSTKEKVVRVVVMSFRNLLAKGAFAAQMIDLGLPHIVQNLKAQAWSDEDLLDALNQLEVGLKENLKRLSSFDKYKQQVLLGHLDWSPMHKDPNFWRENITNFEENDFQILRVLMTVIDTSTDTTALAVACYDLSQFLQYHPSGRLVVADLKAKDRVMKLMNHDNAEVRKNSLLCVQRLFLGAKYASFLQV, encoded by the exons ATGGATCGCGCCGAGCTCACCACGGAGCAG GTTCTCAAGCGGGACATTCCATGGGAGACATATATGTCAACTAAACTGATCACTTCGACATGCCTTCAGCTTTTAAGGCGTTATGACCACAAACCAGAAAGTCAGAGAGGTCCGTTGCTTGATGAG GATGGACCATCGTATGTTCATGTTTTTTTGAATATCTTGCGAAGCATCTCTAAGGAAGAGACCGTGGAATATGTGCTTGCCCTCATTGATGAGATGCTTGCAG CGAATCCTAAACGAGCAGCACTGTTTTACGACAAATCTCTCTCTGGTGAAGACATTTACGATCCTTTCCTAAG ACTGCTCTTGAAAGGTAACTGGTTCGTACAGGAAAAGAGCTGTAAGATATTGACTCACTTAATAAG TGCGAGACCTAAGCTTCAGAACGGCATGGTTCCAAATGGAGAGGCTTCAAATTCAAAGAGCAAGCTTACATCAATTCATGATGTGTTAAAGGGCTTGGTTGATTGGCTCTGTTCTCAG CTCAGGAACCCCACCCACCCGAACTGTTCTATTCCTACTGCTACCCATTGCCTCGCCACTTTGCTGAAGGAGACATATGTTAGAACCTTGTTTGTTCAGGCAGATGGTGTAAAACTGCTCATTCCTTTAATATCTCCAGCCTCAACACAACAGTCAATTCAG CTCCTCTACGAAACTTGCCTTTGTATATGGCTTTTATCCTTCTATGATGCAGCCGTTGATTATTTGTCCACTACAAGGGTTATGCCAAGACTTGTAGATGTTGTCAAAGGCTCTACTAAAGAGAAG gtTGTCAGAGTTGTTGTGATGTCCTTCCGCAATTTGTTGGCAAAGGGTGCATTTGCTGCCCAAATGATTGATCTTGGGTTGCCGCATATAGTACAGAATCTGAAAGCTCAAGCATGGAGTGATGAG GATTTGTTAGATGCACTGAATCAACTAGAAGTGGGTCTCAAAGAGAACCTCAAGAGGTTGAGCTCATTTGATAAGTACAAACAGCAAGTGCTTCTTGGCCATCTTGATTGGTCTCCAATGCACAAAGACCCAAATTTCTGGCGAGAGAATATCACTAACTTTGAGGAAAATGATTTCCAG ATCCTACGTGTCCTTATGACAGTCATCGACACATCAACCGACACCACTGCTCTTGCAGTCGCCTGCTATGACCTCTCACAGTTCCTTCAGTACCACCCTTCTGGCCGCCTAGTGGTGGCAGACCTCAAGGCAAAGGACCGAGTCATGAAACTCATGAACCACGACAACGCCGAAGTGAGGAAGAACTCCCTGCTCTGCGTGCAGAGGCTCTTCCTCGGCGCCAAGTATGCTAGCTTCCTGCAGGTGTAA
- the LOC123429888 gene encoding transcription factor UDT1-like, which produces MPRRPRASRGGSGGEEVKMEDFVESMLNLGGGGGEGEESEEGEQLPAADATQYKSKNLDAERRRRGRLNGNILALRAVVPNITKMSKESTLADAIDHIKKLQNQVLELQSQLADSPGEAWEKQGSASCSESFAPTDNIHYQGQVELIPLGSCKYNLKIFWTKRAGLFTKVLEALCNYNVQVLSLNTITYYGYAESFFCIEVKGEQDVVMVELRDLLSSIVEVPSI; this is translated from the exons ATGCCGCGCCGTCCGAGGGCCTCccgcggcggcagcggcggcgaggaGGTGAAGATGGAGGACTTCGTCGAGTCGATGCTGAacctgggcggcggcggcggcgagggcgagGAGAGCGAGGAAGGGGAGCAGCTGCCGGCGGCGGACGCGACGCAGTACAAGTCCAAGAACCTGGACGCCGAGCGCCGGAGGAGGGGCAGGCTCAACGGCAACATCCTCGCGCTCAGGGCCGTCGTGCCAAACATCACCAAG ATGAGCAAGGAGTCCACCCTGGCGGACGCCATCGATCACATCAAGAAGCTCCAGAACCAGGTCCTTGAGCTGCAGAGCCAGCTCGCCGACTCGCCCGGTGAGGCCTGGGAGAAGCAAGGCAGCGCGTCCTGTTCTGAATCCTTCGCCCCCACCGACAACATCCATTATCAG GGTCAGGTAGAGCTGATACCTCTAGGGTCTTGTAAGTACAACCTCAAGATcttctggaccaaaagggcaggCCTCTTCACCAAGGTGCTGGAGGCACTCTGCAACTACAATGTGCAAGTGCTTAGCCTCAACACCATCACCTACTATGGCTATGCAGAGAGTTTCTTCTGCATTGAG GTTAAGGGTGAGCAGGATGTTGTGATGGTGGAGCTAAGGGACCTGCTGTCCAGTATTGTAGAGGTTCCAAGCATTTGA